In Siniperca chuatsi isolate FFG_IHB_CAS linkage group LG20, ASM2008510v1, whole genome shotgun sequence, the following proteins share a genomic window:
- the pth3r gene encoding parathyroid hormone 3 receptor isoform X1, which yields MLSAQGIGVFAFFHSVIIVTALIDSDDVITRDEQIYVLIGAHAKCERSIQAQMALVKEGDCIPEWDGIICWPRSRAGQLVSVLCPEYIYDFNHRGQAYRHCDTSGSWEQVSSINRTWANYTECTTYLTSNHRSQEEKVFERLHLMYTVGYSISLASLLVAVSILCYFKRLHCTRNYIHIHLFTSFICRAVSIFVKDAVLYSVSDDSKAEPEFTAHKPHMAGCKVAVTFFLYFLATNHYWILVEGLYLHSLIFMAFLSDKNYLWALTIIGWGVPAVFVSVWVSARASLADTQCWDISAGNLKWIYQVPILAAIVVNFLLFINIIRVLASKLWETNTGKLDPRQQYRKLLKSTLVLMPLFGVHYMVFMALPYTEVTGLLWQVQMHYEMFFNSSQGFFVAFIYCFCNGEVQAEVKKAWLRRSLTLDLKQKARMTSSCGGGSCYYGGMMSHTTTHSVSLSAVNPRALTFTGGVVGSGGAAGGGSGVRPPRRGSLHPQTSLPGYMPSDTETSSPQQQLSVRKLGGTESGVFARHARASKGNHNSKSQGASPAQTPGAEDPDSCLSLKELETIL from the exons ATGTTGTCTGCACAGGGAATTGgtgtctttgcttttttccaCAGTGTAATAATAGTGACTGCACTG ATTgactctgatgatgtcatcactcGAGATGAGCAGATCTACGTTCTGATTGGTGCTCACGCCAAGTGTGAGAGGAGCATCCAGGCACAAATGGCCCTGGTTAAAG AGGGTGACTGTATCCCAGAGTGGGATGGGATCATCTGCTGGCCACGGAGCAGAGCGGGTCAGCTGGTTTCAGTGCTGTGTCCAGAGTACATCTACGACTTCAACCACAGAG GGCAAGCCTACCGTCATTGTGACACATCAGGGAGCTGGGAGCAGGTGTCCAGCATCAACCGCACTTGGGCCAACTACACGGAGTGCACCACATACTTGACCTCCAACCACAGGAGCCAAGAGGAG AAGGTGTTTGAGAGACTCCATCTCATGTACACTGTTGGCTACTCCATTTCTCTAGCATCACTGTTGGTGGCGGTCTCCATCCTCTGCTATTTCAA gCGTCTCCACTGCACACGCAATTACATCCACATTCACCTCTTCACCTCCTTCATATGTCGAGCAGTCAGCATTTTCGTGAAGGACGCTGTGCTCTACTCCGTATCTGATGACAGTAAGGCTGAGCCTGAATTCACTGCACACAAGCCCCATATG GCCGGCTGTAAAGTTGCTGTTACTTTCTTCCTTTATTTCCTGGCGACCAATCATTATTGGATCCTGGTAGAGGGGTTGTACCTACATAGCCTCATCTTCATGGCCTTCCTCTCTGACAAGAACTACCTATGGGCCCTCACCATCATCGGCTGGG gtgttccagctgtgtttgtgtccgtTTGGGTCAGTGCACGAGCATCGCTGGCAGACACACA ATGTTGGGACATCAGTGCAGGAAACCTAAAGTGGATCTATCAAGTTCCCATTCTGGCAGCCATTGTT GTGaatttcctcctcttcatcaacATAATACGTGTACTGGCCTCTAAACTGTGGGAAACAAACACTGGTAAACTGGACCCTCGGCAGCAATACCG GAAGCTGCTCAAGTCCACATTAGTCCTCATGCCCTTGTTTGGAGTTCACTACATGGTGTTCATGGCTCTTCCCTACACTGAGGTCACTGGGCTGCTGTGGCAGGTGCAAATGCATTATGAGATGTTCTTCAATTCATCTCAG GGCTTTTTTGTGGCATTTATCTACTGTTTCTGCAATGGGGAG GTGCAGGCAGAGGTAAAGAAGGCGTGGTTAAGACGCAGCCTCACGCTGGACCTCAAACAGAAAGCCAGGATGACCAGCAGCTGCGGCGGAGGCAGCTGTTACTACGGCGGCATGATGTcacacaccaccacccacaGTGTCAGCTTGTCTGCTGTCAATCCCAGAGCTCTTACCTTCACTGGAGGTGTGGTGGGCTCAGGTGGAGCTGCTGGTGGAGGCTCAGGGGTCAGGCCGCCACGCCGTGGCTCTCTCCACCCACAAACCAGCCTGCCCGGATACATGCCCAGTGATACTGAGACCTCCAGCCCCCAACAGCAGCTCTCTGTGCGGAAGCTAGGGGGGACGGAGTCTGGAGTTTTTGCCAGGCATGCCAGAGCCAGCAAGGGAAATCATAACTCAAAAAGTCAGGGAGCATCTCCAGCCCAAACCCCTGGAGCAGAAGATCCAGACAGCTGCTTGTCTCTGAAAGAGCTGGAGACCATCTTGTGa
- the pth3r gene encoding parathyroid hormone 3 receptor isoform X2, producing MLSAQGIGVFAFFHSVIIVTALIDSDDVITRDEQIYVLIGAHAKCERSIQAQMALVKEGDCIPEWDGIICWPRSRAGQLVSVLCPEYIYDFNHRGQAYRHCDTSGSWEQVSSINRTWANYTECTTYLTSNHRSQEEVFERLHLMYTVGYSISLASLLVAVSILCYFKRLHCTRNYIHIHLFTSFICRAVSIFVKDAVLYSVSDDSKAEPEFTAHKPHMAGCKVAVTFFLYFLATNHYWILVEGLYLHSLIFMAFLSDKNYLWALTIIGWGVPAVFVSVWVSARASLADTQCWDISAGNLKWIYQVPILAAIVVNFLLFINIIRVLASKLWETNTGKLDPRQQYRKLLKSTLVLMPLFGVHYMVFMALPYTEVTGLLWQVQMHYEMFFNSSQGFFVAFIYCFCNGEVQAEVKKAWLRRSLTLDLKQKARMTSSCGGGSCYYGGMMSHTTTHSVSLSAVNPRALTFTGGVVGSGGAAGGGSGVRPPRRGSLHPQTSLPGYMPSDTETSSPQQQLSVRKLGGTESGVFARHARASKGNHNSKSQGASPAQTPGAEDPDSCLSLKELETIL from the exons ATGTTGTCTGCACAGGGAATTGgtgtctttgcttttttccaCAGTGTAATAATAGTGACTGCACTG ATTgactctgatgatgtcatcactcGAGATGAGCAGATCTACGTTCTGATTGGTGCTCACGCCAAGTGTGAGAGGAGCATCCAGGCACAAATGGCCCTGGTTAAAG AGGGTGACTGTATCCCAGAGTGGGATGGGATCATCTGCTGGCCACGGAGCAGAGCGGGTCAGCTGGTTTCAGTGCTGTGTCCAGAGTACATCTACGACTTCAACCACAGAG GGCAAGCCTACCGTCATTGTGACACATCAGGGAGCTGGGAGCAGGTGTCCAGCATCAACCGCACTTGGGCCAACTACACGGAGTGCACCACATACTTGACCTCCAACCACAGGAGCCAAGAGGAG GTGTTTGAGAGACTCCATCTCATGTACACTGTTGGCTACTCCATTTCTCTAGCATCACTGTTGGTGGCGGTCTCCATCCTCTGCTATTTCAA gCGTCTCCACTGCACACGCAATTACATCCACATTCACCTCTTCACCTCCTTCATATGTCGAGCAGTCAGCATTTTCGTGAAGGACGCTGTGCTCTACTCCGTATCTGATGACAGTAAGGCTGAGCCTGAATTCACTGCACACAAGCCCCATATG GCCGGCTGTAAAGTTGCTGTTACTTTCTTCCTTTATTTCCTGGCGACCAATCATTATTGGATCCTGGTAGAGGGGTTGTACCTACATAGCCTCATCTTCATGGCCTTCCTCTCTGACAAGAACTACCTATGGGCCCTCACCATCATCGGCTGGG gtgttccagctgtgtttgtgtccgtTTGGGTCAGTGCACGAGCATCGCTGGCAGACACACA ATGTTGGGACATCAGTGCAGGAAACCTAAAGTGGATCTATCAAGTTCCCATTCTGGCAGCCATTGTT GTGaatttcctcctcttcatcaacATAATACGTGTACTGGCCTCTAAACTGTGGGAAACAAACACTGGTAAACTGGACCCTCGGCAGCAATACCG GAAGCTGCTCAAGTCCACATTAGTCCTCATGCCCTTGTTTGGAGTTCACTACATGGTGTTCATGGCTCTTCCCTACACTGAGGTCACTGGGCTGCTGTGGCAGGTGCAAATGCATTATGAGATGTTCTTCAATTCATCTCAG GGCTTTTTTGTGGCATTTATCTACTGTTTCTGCAATGGGGAG GTGCAGGCAGAGGTAAAGAAGGCGTGGTTAAGACGCAGCCTCACGCTGGACCTCAAACAGAAAGCCAGGATGACCAGCAGCTGCGGCGGAGGCAGCTGTTACTACGGCGGCATGATGTcacacaccaccacccacaGTGTCAGCTTGTCTGCTGTCAATCCCAGAGCTCTTACCTTCACTGGAGGTGTGGTGGGCTCAGGTGGAGCTGCTGGTGGAGGCTCAGGGGTCAGGCCGCCACGCCGTGGCTCTCTCCACCCACAAACCAGCCTGCCCGGATACATGCCCAGTGATACTGAGACCTCCAGCCCCCAACAGCAGCTCTCTGTGCGGAAGCTAGGGGGGACGGAGTCTGGAGTTTTTGCCAGGCATGCCAGAGCCAGCAAGGGAAATCATAACTCAAAAAGTCAGGGAGCATCTCCAGCCCAAACCCCTGGAGCAGAAGATCCAGACAGCTGCTTGTCTCTGAAAGAGCTGGAGACCATCTTGTGa
- the LOC122867226 gene encoding translational activator of cytochrome c oxidase 1 produces MAGAAVLRALRTLRPRTLAATSGRFPAAVESVLPPASCALYPPWRTSPVRTLQLSSALCAGHNKWSKVKHIKGPKDEARGRMFMKFGMMIKIAVKEGGSNPDMNLNLAHILEQCRGKNMPKASIEAAIKSAEKAKPASQHMFEARGPGGCLLLIEVLTDNNSRSHQEIKRLLNKNGGMLSDGARHNFNRRGVVLVPGHNVSTERALELAIEAGAEDVQETEDEEEQPLLQFICDMTDLKKVRASLEELGMQITSAGLEFVPRTLSSLDQDQLDAASTLIEALTDCADVVRVWDNIHPDS; encoded by the exons aTGGCGGGGGCGGCGGTTTTGAGGGCTCTCCGGACCCTGCGCCCCCGGACACTGGCCGCGACCTCAGGCAGATTCCCGGCCGCGGTGGAGTCCGTCCTCCCGCCGGCTTCATGTGCGTTGTACCCGCCGTGGAGGACCTCTCCAGTCAGGACGCTGCAGCTGTCCTCCGCCTTATGTGCCGGACACAACAAGTGGTCAAAGGTGAAACACATTAAGGGACCTAAAGATGAGGCCAGGGGCAGGATGTTTATGAAGTTTGGTATGATGATAAAGATAGCTGTGAAAG AGGGTGGATCCAACCCAGACATGAATTTAAACTTAGCCCACATACTGGAGCAGTGCAGAGGCAAGAACATGCCCAAAGCGTCTATAGAGGCTGCAATCAAGAGTGCG GAAAAAGCTAAACCAGCGTCTCAGCACATGTTTGAAGCTCGGGGGCCCGGTGGATGTCTGCTGCTCATCGAGGTCCTGACTGACAACAACTCACGCAGCCACCAGGAAATCAAACGGCTGCTTAACAAGAACGG AGGGATGCTGTCAGATGGAGCCCGCCACAACTTCAACAGGAGGGGGGTGGTGCTGGTGCCGGGCCACAACGTATCAACGGAGCGAGCTCTGGAGCTGGCCATTGAGGCGGGAGCCGAAGATGTCCAAGAgactgaggatgaggaggagcagCCCCTCCTGCAG TTTATTTGTGATATGACGGACCTGAAGAAGGTGCGGGCCTCATTGGAGGAGCTAGGAATGCAGATTACATCTGCTGGGTTGGAGTTTGTTCCCCGCACCCTCTCGTCTCTGGACCAGGACCAGCTGGATGCTGCTTCAACGCTAATAGAAGCCCTCACTGATTGTGCAGATGTAGTTCGAGTGTGGGACAACATCCACCCTGACAGCTGA